Genomic DNA from Acidimicrobiales bacterium:
TCAGGTCCGGGTCACGAGCAAGAAGCGAGACGACCTGCAGGCCGTCATCGCCTCGCTCAAGGAGGCAGACCTCGATCTCCCGCTGCAGTTCCAGAACTTCCGAGACTGACCGTTTGGGCGAAGCCCGAACTGCGGAGCCCGGTCACGCGTGCGCAACGAAGTGAGCACGCCACGCTGGCCCGAACCAGATGGGCGAAGCCCGAACTGCGGAACCCGGTCACGCGTGCGCAACGAAGTGAGCACGCCACGCTGGCCCGAACCAGATGGGCGAAGCCCGAACTGCGGAACCCGGTCACGCGTGCGCAACGAAGTGAGCACGCCACGCTGGCCCGAACCAGATGGGCGAAGCCCGAACTGCGGAACCCGGTCACGCGTGCGCAACGAAGTGAGCACGCCACGCTGGCCCGAACCAGATGGGCGAAGCCCGAACTGCGGAGCAGTTCAAAGCAACACTAGAAACCCATCTCTCGCCACTCGCCGGAGCGGAGCCGAGCGATGCGGTCTTCGGCCGGCGGGTGGGTCGTGAAGAGGTTGGTGAAACCGCCCCGGCGCCCGGCGAGCGGGTTCACGATGTAGTTGCTGGCCTGCGCCGGGTCGACGTGCGACGGCACCCGCACCGAGTAGCCGTGGAGCTTCTCGAGCGCTCGAGCCAACGGCTCGCCGTCGCCGATGAGGCGAGCTGCGGTGCGGTCGGCCTCGTACTCTCGGCTGCGGCTGATGGCCATCTGGATCAGGCCGGCGGCCATCGGGGCGAAGATCGCAACGGCCAGCGCACCGAACGGGTTGCCCCCGCCCTCACGGTCGCGGTTGCCACCGCCGAACATGGCTCCCCACATGGCCATCCGAGCGACGAAGCCGATCGCCATGGCGATCGCCGCCGCCACCGAACCAGTGAGGATGTCGCGGTTGCGGATGTGGGCAAGCTCGTGGGCGAGCACGCCGCGGATCTCCGGCCAGCTGAGCGTGCGGAGCAGCCCCTCGGTGACGCACACGGCAGCGTGTTCGGGGTTCCGCCCCGTGGCGAAGGCGTTGGGCTGTTGCTCCTGGGACACGTAGAGCTTGGGCATCGGCAGGTCGGCCAACTGGGTGAGTTCGCGCATGATCGCGTAGTACTCGGGCATCTGCTGTTCGGTGACCGGGACGGCCCGGGCCGACTTGATGGCGAGCGTGTCGCTCTTCCAGTACGAGAAGCCGGTCATCGCGATGGCGATGACGAAGCCGAAGATCAGGCCACTCGATCCACCGAGGGCGCCGCCGATCAACATGACCAGCGAGCCCATGGCGGCCAGGAGGACTGCGGTCTTCAATCCGTTCTTCATGCTCTCACCAACGCTCGATCATCCAGACTGGTTCCGTGCCGCCGGACACAGCCGCATCTGTGGCGAGTTGATGCCGCTCAGCGGTGCCAACGCTCCAAAGTTGCGAGGGAACGTGGGGGTCTGCGGTAATGCGGCCGGGTCAGTCCCGGGGATGGTAGCCCGAGTGGATGTAGACGCAGGGCACGCCTTCGCGCTCGTACGCAGCGACGTTTCGTTCGTCGTCGTCGAAGGCGAGGACCGGATCGAAGCCGCCGGCTCGGAGTTGCGCAACCGCGTTGGCCTTGACCTGCGGAGCTCGCCGATAGTCGCCGTTCGATCGCATGATCAACAGGTCCCAGCGGACGCCGGTCCGGCCGAGCCAGCCGATGGTCAGATCACCGACCCACTGCGGTCGTGAGGTGACGAGCGAGACGACGTGATTCTCGCTCAGGAGTTCGAGCAGGGCAGCTTGCGGTTCGAGGAGCGCGTCGTCGCCGACGGCCATGAAGAAGCTGTCCCAGTCGTGATAGTCGAGCAGGTATTGGCGATGGGTGGCATCGGCGAGCACGCCGTCGATGTCGACGCACACCGTGGGACCTGGTGCCAGGACCTTGCCGGCATTCCAGGTCCACACGGGATCATCGCGATACATGCTCAGACGCATCAACCTTCGGCTGCTTCGGCCGCCCGTGCCGCTATCTCGTTGACGACACCGGGGTCGGCGAGGGTGGTGGTGTCGCCGAGGTCGCGCCCGTCGGCGACGTCGCGCAGCAGACGGCGCATGATCTTGCCCGAACGCGTCTTGGGCAGATCGGGCACGATCACGACCATCTTCGGTCGGGCGATCTTGCCGAGCTTCACGCCCACGTGCTCGCGGATCTCCTTGCTCAGGTCGGCGCTCGCCTCGTGGGTGCCGCGCAGGATCACGTAGCCCACGATGGCTTGACCGGTGAGGTCGTCGGTGGCACCGACCACGGCCGCCTCGGCGACCGCCGGATGGTCGACCAGCGCCGACTCGACCTCGGTGGTCGAGATGCGGTGACCGGAGACGTTCATGACGTCGTCGACCCGGCCGAGCAGCCAGAGATAGCCGTCTTCGTCGAGCTTGGCCCCGTCGCCCGCGAAGTATTTGCCCTCGTAGGTGCTCCAGTAGGTGTCTTTGTAGCGCTCGGGGTCGCCCCAGATCCCGCGGAGCATCGACGGCCAGGGCCGTGTGATGGTGAGGTAGCCCCCACCGACGTCGACCTTGTGGCCGGCGTCGTCGACCAGCTCGGTGAAGATGCCGGGGATCGGCTGACAGGCCGAGCCGGGTTTGGTGGTGGTGACGCCGGGGAGCGGAGCGATCATGTGACCGCCGGTCTCGGTCTGCCACCAGGTGTCGACGATCGGGGTGTTCCCGCCTCCGATGTGCTCGTGATACCACATCCACGCCTCGGGGTTGATCGGCTCACCCACGGTGCCCATGACCCGCAGGGTCGACAGATCGTGCTTGGCGGGCTCCTGGGCGCCCCACTTCATGAACATGCGGATGGCGGTCGGTGCGGTGTAGAGCTGGGTGACCCCGTAGCGCTCGATGATGTCCCACAGCCGATCCCTGCCCGGGGTGTCGGGCGTGCCCTCGTACATGACCGAGGTGCAACCGTTGGTGAGCGGTCCGTAGACGATGTAGCTGTGGCCCGTGACCCAGCCGATGTCGGCGGCGCACCAGTAGACGTCGGTGTCGGGGCGCAGGTCGAAGGTGTACTTGTGGCTGAAGGCGACCTGCGTGAGGTAGCCACCCGAGGTGTGCATGATTCCCTTGGGTTTGGCGGTGGTGCCCGAGGTGTAGAGCAGGTACAGCAGTTGCTCGGCGTCCATCGGTTCGGCCGGGCAGTCATCGGAGGCGTCGGCCATGACGTCGTGCCACCACACGTCTCGACCCTCGACCATGTCGGGACCGGTGTTGCATCGGTCGACCACGACCACGTGCTGTACCGAAGGTGCTCCCGCCTCGAGCGCAGCGTCGACGGTGATCTTCAGCAACGCCGGTGCGCCACGCCGGTAGCCGGCGTCGGCGGTGACGATGACCTTTGCTTCGGCGTCGACACAACGGTCGACGATGGCGTCGGCGGAGAAGCCACCGAAGATCACCGAGTGGGCAGCACCGATGCGGGCACAGGCCAACATGGCGATCGGCAGTTCGAGGACCATCGGCATGTAGATGGCGACCCGGTCGCCCTTCTCGACGCCGAGCCCCTTCAGCACGTTGGCGAACTTCTTCACCTCGGTGAGGAGTTCGGCATAGGTGATCGTGCG
This window encodes:
- a CDS encoding zinc metalloprotease HtpX encodes the protein MKNGLKTAVLLAAMGSLVMLIGGALGGSSGLIFGFVIAIAMTGFSYWKSDTLAIKSARAVPVTEQQMPEYYAIMRELTQLADLPMPKLYVSQEQQPNAFATGRNPEHAAVCVTEGLLRTLSWPEIRGVLAHELAHIRNRDILTGSVAAAIAMAIGFVARMAMWGAMFGGGNRDREGGGNPFGALAVAIFAPMAAGLIQMAISRSREYEADRTAARLIGDGEPLARALEKLHGYSVRVPSHVDPAQASNYIVNPLAGRRGGFTNLFTTHPPAEDRIARLRSGEWREMGF
- the acs gene encoding acetate--CoA ligase — protein: MTEPTIGVYEIEGRTFPPPSEFAANALTNDRSLYDEADADYEAFWARQARELLTWDTDFTKILDWQLPFAKWFEDGKLNVSANCLDRHVEAGRGDKVAYHWEGEPGDTRTITYAELLTEVKKFANVLKGLGVEKGDRVAIYMPMVLELPIAMLACARIGAAHSVIFGGFSADAIVDRCVDAEAKVIVTADAGYRRGAPALLKITVDAALEAGAPSVQHVVVVDRCNTGPDMVEGRDVWWHDVMADASDDCPAEPMDAEQLLYLLYTSGTTAKPKGIMHTSGGYLTQVAFSHKYTFDLRPDTDVYWCAADIGWVTGHSYIVYGPLTNGCTSVMYEGTPDTPGRDRLWDIIERYGVTQLYTAPTAIRMFMKWGAQEPAKHDLSTLRVMGTVGEPINPEAWMWYHEHIGGGNTPIVDTWWQTETGGHMIAPLPGVTTTKPGSACQPIPGIFTELVDDAGHKVDVGGGYLTITRPWPSMLRGIWGDPERYKDTYWSTYEGKYFAGDGAKLDEDGYLWLLGRVDDVMNVSGHRISTTEVESALVDHPAVAEAAVVGATDDLTGQAIVGYVILRGTHEASADLSKEIREHVGVKLGKIARPKMVVIVPDLPKTRSGKIMRRLLRDVADGRDLGDTTTLADPGVVNEIAARAAEAAEG